The following coding sequences are from one Pelmatolapia mariae isolate MD_Pm_ZW linkage group LG4, Pm_UMD_F_2, whole genome shotgun sequence window:
- the LOC134625802 gene encoding von Willebrand factor C domain-containing protein 2-like, translated as MANRYLSVLLVLILLLLPLPHGPACVAVAAEYSKTDLDYEFGDYRGKWCIDDHGFVYSIGEVYYPSPTSCPCTCTIDGPVCVRPKCPRIHPRCTRIRYKACCPVCEAMARVCVYGGKTYRLLEEFRMRPHLQSRFQTPRWLHHHHLILHLLPLIKQHLPLSSPGRAVLPTAVPPVMMGAAATACLLHPQTSHLQ; from the exons ATGGCAAACCGCTACCTCTCCGTCCTGCTTGTGCTGATCCTGCTACTCCTGCCGCTGCCGCACGGTCCGGCGTGCGTGGCGGTTGCTGCGGAATACTCCAAAACCGACTTGGACTACGAGTTCGGCGACTACAGGGGGAAGTGGTGCATCGACGACCACGGCTTCGTGTACAGCATCGGAGAGGTTTACTACCCGAGCCCTACGTCGTGTCCGTGCACATGCACCATCGACGGCCCAGTATGCGTCCGACCCAAGTGTCCTCGCATCCACCCCCGGTGCACGCGGATCAGGTATAAAGCGTGCTGCCCGGTGTGCGAGGCTATGGCCAGAGTCTGTGTCTACGGGGGCAAAACATACAGACTGCTGGAGGAGTTCAGG ATGAGGCCGCACCTGCAGAGCCGCTTTCAGACCCCCAGGTggctccaccaccaccatctgATACTTCATCTTCTTCCTCTGATAAAGCAACACCTCCCCCTGAGCTCCCCAGGGAGAGCAGTACTCCCAACAGCAGTGCCCCCAGTGATGATGGgggcagcagcaacagcatgcctcctccaccctcagacATCCCACCTGCAGtag